A single genomic interval of Mobula hypostoma chromosome 7, sMobHyp1.1, whole genome shotgun sequence harbors:
- the LOC134348956 gene encoding homeobox protein BarH-like 1, producing the protein MQPLHLDRVLSPAFIPDPRALYPAPSSCPDTIRQAESPAKKRPFTVEFLLSKSPPKVGCRQPSVCHVPVYPEAGCGNYPVPGNYPVLCQGAGHSWPLYSAWNMYSPAWRAGLSAVTHSIPATERKAKRFRAIFTLEQLAVLESEFKKHHYIIGPQRVALASALGLTVLQVKVWFQNRRIKWKKEVGKNQRVKTDAGSESQDEKVGAAAEDVSPTEQRSSDLSRN; encoded by the exons ATGCAGCCTCTGCACTTGGACAGAGTCCTTTCCCCGGCTTTCATCCCCGATCCTCGAGCCCTTTACCCAGCTCCGTCTTCTTGTCCGGACACCATACGCCAGGCGGAGTCTCCGGCCAAGAAGCGGCCCTTCACCGTTGAGTTCCTGCTCTCCAAGTCTCCTCCGAAGGTCGGGTGCAGGCAACCCTCGGTGTGTCACGTACCCGTATACCCCGAGGCTGGGTGCGGGAATTATCCCGTTCCCGGGAATTATCCCGTTCTCTGCCAAGGCGCAGGACACAGCTGGCCGCTTTACAGTGCGTGGAACATGTACAGTCCAG CCTGGAGAGCCGGCCTGTCTGCTGTGACCCACTCGATTCCGGCCACAGAGCGCAAGGCAAAGCGTTTCAGGGCCATCTTCACTCTGGAGCAGCTAGCTGTCTTGGAGAGCGAGTTTAAGAAACACCATTATATAATCGGCCCTCAGAGAGTGGCCTTGGCCTCTGCTCTGGGATTGACCGTCCTCCAG GTGAAAGTTTGGTTCCAGAACAGGCggatcaaatggaaaaaggaagtGGGAAAAAATCAGCGGGTTAAAACAGATGCAGGGAGCGAGTCCCAAGACGAGAAGGTCGGTGCAGCCGCCGAGGACGTTTCTCCCACCGAACAACGCTCGAGCGATCTCTCCAGAAACTAG